Proteins co-encoded in one Setaria viridis chromosome 9, Setaria_viridis_v4.0, whole genome shotgun sequence genomic window:
- the LOC117836634 gene encoding putative lipid-binding protein AIR1 gives MAVARRNGSGAAVLALSQLLLLATHSAAACGGGYSPCTKPPPVPAPCPPIPRAPSGGGGGMGSQSRCPVNALKLGACASVLGGLLSLELGQQAGSAPSLSSPAQQQQPCCQLLGGLADLDAAVCLCTALRANVLGLVQLSIPVQLSVVVNSCGKNVPQGFQCPT, from the coding sequence ATGGCAGTGGCACGCAGAAACGGTAGTGGCGCCGCCGTTCTGGCGCTgagccagctcctcctcctggccacccactcggccgccgcctgcggcggcggctactcACCGTGCACCaagccgccgcccgtgccggcgCCGTGCCCGCCGATCCCGAGggcgccgagcggcggcggcggcggcatgggcaGCCAGAGCAGGTGCCCGGTGAACGCGCTGAAGCTGGGCGCGTGCGCGAGCGTGCTGGGCGGGCTGCTGAGCCTGGAGCTGGGCCAGCAGGCGGGCTCGGCGCCGTCGTTGTCCAGtcccgcgcagcagcagcagccgtgcTGCCAGCTCCTGGGCGGGCTGGCCGACCTGGACGCGGCCGTGTGCCTGTGCACGGCTCTGCGAGCCAACGTGCTGGGCCTCGTCCAGCTGAGCATCCCCGTCCAGCTCAGCGTCGTCGTCAACTCCTGCGGCAAGAACGTCCCGCAGGGCTTCCAGTGCCCGACCTGA
- the LOC140221452 gene encoding uncharacterized protein: MCESFNKWIVKARFFPIITMLEIIRRKVMVRIQSNRSKSLSWNTVICPNILKKINSYISLSGVCHAICNGQDQYEVKHWNNRFTMDLQKKECSCRYWQLSGLPCPHAISCIFFKTNTLDDYISKCYTVEEFNKIYNYCLIPVEGMQSWPQSDRPPLQAPGYVRMPGEKERKRESNEKPKVGKISRVGTVIRCRKCKQIGHNRSICDKSYVCQYISFRDKQHHAT; the protein is encoded by the coding sequence ATGTGTGAGTCTTTCAATAAGTGGATAGTTAAAGCAAGATTCTTTCCTATAATAACCATGCTGGAGATAATTAGAAGAAAAGTCATGGTTAGGATTCAGAGCAACAGATCCAAGTCACTGAGTTGGAACACAGTCATATGCCCTAACATCTTGAAGAAAATAAATTCCTACATTAGCCTATCTGGTGTTTGCCATGCAATATGTAATGGCCAAGATCAGTATGAAGTGAAACACTGGAATAACAGGTTCACTATGGACCTTCAGAAGAAAGAGTGTAGTTGTAGGTACTGGCAATTGTCTGGTTTGCCCTGTCCACATGCCATTTCCTGTATATTCTTCAAGACAAATACACTGGATGACTACATTTCTAAATGCTACACAGTGGAGGAATTCAACAAAATTTACAACTATTGTTTGATCCCAGTAGAAGGTATGCAGAGTTGGCCTCAATCAGATAGGCCACCCTTACAAGCTCCTGGTTATGTTAGGATGCcaggagagaaggagaggaaaaGGGAGTCAAATGAGAAACCAAAAGTAGGAAAAATTTCTAGAGTTGGCACAGTCATCAGATGTAGGAAATGCAAGCAGATTGGCCATAATAGGTCTATTTGTGACAAAAGCTATGTTTGTCAATACATTTCCTTTAGAGATAAACAACATCATGCCACATAG
- the LOC117838421 gene encoding scarecrow-like protein 6, which translates to MRGMPFAGSAREGHAGTLLLLQQQQQQQQQGLAAGKFSVAAGLWEPTSVLDHRHSPSPSPPNSASTLSSPLGAATAGVAALAGANAKNVSPPPQAAAWPGGAPGEDAAAGGREEWQLTPLDMGLGAGEGWDAAGAVLSDGAAPPGLAPDHTFLRWIIGGEDASAAMGAVMDPPVLELDHAPSMMSPAFGPNMPFGPGMEDTKAAPFGHASNLLIHHHQHHPQPHAAFFGSHPSFDAAAPPPKRHHPMSGAPAPKLPSFPGPAAPAGGFVPAMKPKAEAANDEAAAAVDQLLEAAKLADAGDAFGAREILARLNYRLPAAPTAGMPLLRSAFYFKEALRLALSPTGETPAPAVATPYDVVLKLGAYKAFSEVSPVLQFAHLTCVQAVLDELGGAGRIHVLDFDIGMGEQWASLMQELAQRCPAATLKVTALVSSASHHPLELQLIHENLSGFAAELGVFLQFAPFNIDTLDPAELVAITGGDAVAVHLPVGSAHVAAMPAILRLVKRLGAKVVVSVDHGCDRTELPFAAHLFQALQSCVSLLESVDAARPDGDAVAKIERFLVQPGVEQRVVARHRAAALDKPPLPWRTVFASAGFVPVQASTFAESQAEALLKRMALMGFRVEKRGGALCLYWQRGELVSVSAWRC; encoded by the coding sequence ATGAGAGGAATGCCCTTTGCTGGTAGCGCACGAGAGGGGCACGCGGGGACACTGCTTCTgctgcaacaacaacaacaacaacaacaacaggggctcgccgccggcaagttctccgtcgccgccggcctctgGGAGCCCACCTCGGTGCTCGACCACCGCCACAGCCCCAGCCCGAGCCCGCCCAACTCGGCTTCCACGCTGTCGTCGCCCCTGGGCGCCGCGACCGCCGGCGTGGCGGCCCTCGCCGGTGCGAACGCCAAGAACGTCTCCCCGCCGCCACAGGCGGCGGCATGGCCGGGTGGAGCGCCCGGGGAGGACGCTGCGGCGGGGGGCAGGGAGGAGTGGCAGCTCACGCCGCTTGACAtgggccttggcgccggcgaggggtgggacgcggccggcgccgtTCTGTCcgacggcgcggcgccgccaggGCTCGCCCCCGACCACACCTTCCTCAGGTGGATCATTGGCGGCGAAGACGCGTCGGCGGCCATGGGGGCCGTCATGGACCCGCCGGTCCTTGAGCTCGACCACGCCCCGTCCATGATGTCACCGGCGTTCGGCCCCAACATGCCGTTCGGGCCGGGCATGGAGGATACGAAGGCCGCGCCGTTCGGCCACGCGTCGAACCTCCtgatccaccaccaccagcaccacccccAGCCACACGCGGCGTTCTTCGGCTCCCACCCGTCCttcgacgcggcggcgccgccgccgaagcggcACCACCCGATgtccggcgcgccggcgccgaagcTGCCGTCTTTccctggccccgccgccccggcgggcGGGTTCGTGCCCGCCATGAAGCCCAAGGCGGAGGCCGCGAacgacgaggcggccgcggcggtggaccAGCTCCTCGAGGCGGCCAAGCTTGCCGACGCCGGTGACGCGTTCGGCGCCCGCGAGATATTGGCGCGGCTCAATTATCGGCTCCCCGCCGCCCCCACGGCCGGGATGCCACTCCTCCGCTCAGCCTTCTACTTCAAGGAGGCTCTGCGCCTTGCGCTCTCCCCAACCGGCGAGACccccgcgccggcggtggcgacgccGTACGACGTGGTCCTCAAGCTCGGCGCGTACAAGGCCTTCTCCGAGGTCTCCCCCGTGCTCCAGTTCGCGCACCTGACCTGCGTGCAGGCGGTGCTGGacgagctcggcggcgccgggcgcatCCACGTGCTGGACTTCGACATCGGCATGGGCGAGCAGTGGGCGTCGCTGATGCAGGAGCTCGCGCAGCGCTGCCCCGCGGCGACCCTCAAGGTCACCGCATTGGTGTCCTCGGCGTCGCACCACCCGCTGGAGCTGCAACTGATCCACGAGAACCTCTCCGGCTtcgccgccgagctcggcgTGTTCCTCCAGTTCGCGCCCTTCAACATCGACACCCTGGACCCCGCGGAGCTGGTGGCCATTACCGGGGGCGACGCCGTGGCCGTCCACCTCCCCGTGGGCTCGGCGCACGTGGCCGCAATGCCGGCCATCCTCCGCCTCGTGAAGCGGCTCGGCGCCAAGGTGGTGGTCTCCGTGGACCACGGCTGCGACCGCACGGAGCTCCCCTTCGCGGCGCACCTGTTCCAGGCGCTCCAGTCCTGCGTCTCCCTGCTCGAGTCCGTCGACGCCGCGCGCCCGGACGGCGACGCCGTCGCCAAGATCGAGCGGTTCCTGGTCCAGCCCGGCGTGGAGCAGCGCGTGGTGGCGCGCCACCGCGCGGCGGCCTTGGAcaagccgccgctgccgtggcgGACCGTGTTCGCGTCGGCGGGGTTCGTGCCGGTGCAGGCCAGCACCTTCGCCGAGTCGCAGGCCGAGGCCCTCCTCAAGAGGATGGCCCTGATGGGGTTCCGCGTCGAgaagcgcggcggcgcgctctgCCTCTACTGGCAGCGCGGCGAGCTGGTCTCCGTGTCGGCGTGGCGGTGCTGa
- the LOC117836635 gene encoding cortical cell-delineating protein, whose amino-acid sequence MAPRLALLLAVTLLSAASTSSGCGSACPSPGTPYPQPPSGGGGGGGGGGGGGGGGGGGNSSSSCPIDTLKLEVCADVLQLLRLNIGVPDDEQCCPLLQGLADLDAAVCLCLAVRANVLGIVLDIPVDLTLLLNYCHKDRVAGFICPAN is encoded by the coding sequence ATGGCGCCGAGGCTCGCGCTCCTCCTGGCCGTGACCCTCCTCTCCGCTGCTTCGACCTCGAGCGGGTGCGGATCCGCCTGCCCGTCGCCGGGGACCCCCTACCCGCAGCCGCCgtccggaggtggtggtggtggcggtggcggcggcggcggtggtggtggcggtggcggcggcaactCCAGCAGCAGCTGCCCGATCGACACGCTGAAGCTGGAGGTGTGCGCGGacgtgctgcagctgctgagGCTCAATATCGGCGTGCCGGACGACGAGCAGTGCTGCCCGCTGCTGCAGGGGCTcgccgacctcgacgccgccgtctgCCTCTGCCTCGCCGTCCGGGCCAACGTCCTTGGTATCGTGCTCGATATCCCCGTCGACCTCACCCTCCTCCTCAACTACTGCCACAAGGACCGCGTCGCCGGCTTCATCTGCCCGGCCAATTGA
- the LOC117835906 gene encoding NADH dehydrogenase [ubiquinone] 1 beta subcomplex subunit 8, mitochondrial, with product MAGRLTAAGSRILGGGGARAAAAALRHRAGMGLPVGRHIVPDKPLPTNDELLWDNGTPFPEPCIDRLAPHIGKYEALAWLCGGLGFFATLGVAAAVNDKASKIPYTPKVYPYDNLRVELGDRP from the exons atggctgGGAGGCTAACCGCAGCGGGGTCCCGCAtcctaggcggcggcggcgcacgcgctgCGGCCGCAGCGCTCCGGCACCGCGCCGGCATGGGCCTCCCCGTAGGCCGCCACATCGTCCCCGACAAGCCC CTCCCTACGAACGACGAGCTGCTGTGGGACAACGGCACGCCCTTCCCGGAGCCCTGCATCGACCGCCTCGCTCCGCACATCGGAAAG TATGAGGCATTGGCGTGGCTGTGCGGAGGACTGGGGTTCTTTGCTACTCTCGGTGTGGCCGCCGCTGTGAACGACAAGGCCTCCAAGATCCCATAT ACTCCCAAAGTCTACCCGTACGACAATTTGAGAGTTGAACTTGGTGACCGGCCTTAA